A single genomic interval of Syntrophobotulus glycolicus DSM 8271 harbors:
- a CDS encoding tyrosine-type recombinase/integrase, with translation MSKFGENIYERKDGRWVCRVLKPDGKHRYLYGQSYDEVQNKKEKLMKAFLSLPETSPNSRHPLSCLLKKWLNDDVRERVKPTTYDSYYYCMATYVIPFFDSLEIGGGAISEGHIKYFISYISRNQHLSETYKRKVLSIFKTALKKIFKNAENYRSIMEAFHLPKSKSVPVAVFSMKEQRLIEAEIMRDNDIRSVGILLCFYTGIRLGELCALSWKDVDLDAKTLLINGTVSRIKKKNTQHGKTQLSITTPKSRSSMRKIPIPNFLIQKMRSLESSQSKEDSYIFSNKKGPTDPRTYQRVYKRLLDKAKITPRKFHAIRHTFATRALEMSVDIKTLSELLGHSSVTVTLNTYAHSLMEQKIIAIDKMNSFYEKQWISAM, from the coding sequence GTGAGTAAATTCGGAGAAAACATTTATGAACGTAAGGATGGCCGCTGGGTCTGCCGTGTATTGAAGCCGGACGGCAAACATCGGTATTTATACGGACAAAGTTACGATGAAGTGCAAAATAAAAAGGAGAAGCTAATGAAAGCTTTTCTGAGTCTCCCTGAAACGTCCCCGAATAGTCGTCATCCTTTATCCTGTCTATTGAAAAAATGGCTCAATGATGATGTTCGCGAACGTGTTAAGCCCACAACATACGACAGCTATTATTATTGCATGGCAACCTATGTCATTCCGTTTTTTGATTCGCTGGAGATTGGAGGAGGAGCGATTTCTGAAGGGCATATCAAATATTTTATCAGCTATATCAGCCGCAATCAGCATTTGTCGGAGACCTATAAAAGAAAAGTGCTGTCGATTTTTAAAACTGCCCTGAAAAAAATTTTCAAGAATGCTGAAAATTACAGATCCATCATGGAGGCTTTTCATCTGCCCAAGTCCAAAAGCGTGCCGGTAGCAGTTTTTTCCATGAAAGAACAACGTTTGATTGAAGCTGAAATCATGAGGGACAATGATATCAGGTCTGTGGGCATTTTATTGTGTTTTTACACCGGGATCCGGCTGGGTGAACTATGCGCTTTAAGCTGGAAGGATGTTGATCTGGATGCCAAAACTCTTCTCATTAATGGAACCGTGTCCCGAATCAAAAAAAAGAATACCCAACACGGAAAAACTCAACTTTCAATTACTACTCCGAAAAGCCGCAGTTCTATGCGTAAAATCCCCATACCCAATTTTTTGATTCAAAAGATGCGATCTTTAGAAAGCTCTCAATCGAAAGAGGATTCCTATATTTTTTCCAATAAAAAAGGCCCTACAGACCCAAGAACTTATCAGAGGGTCTATAAAAGGCTGTTGGATAAAGCGAAGATTACGCCCCGGAAATTCCATGCCATACGACATACTTTTGCAACCAGGGCTCTGGAAATGAGTGTGGACATTAAAACGCTCAGCGAGTTATTGGGACATTCCAGTGTGACTGTCACGCTGAATACCTATGCCCATTCCCTGATGGAACAAAAGATTATTGCCATAGATAAAATGAATTCTTTTTATGAAAAGCAGTGGATAAGCGCGATGTAG
- a CDS encoding heavy metal translocating P-type ATPase codes for MDTAIIRKEFILEGLCCGNCAAKIEQEVGNLEGVSSATVDFVSKTFTMEIADGEKVNSLVAQADSIVKLHDPDIMMNEKETLQPGKKVIYLFGLCCADCAQKIEKQVNLIDGVKTAVLDFVSQKLTIEALNQKDLPGIIRQASQIALEIEPDIQISYTNKKNDQEASRFWKKWAYRIGLGTGAAIFAAGMLFDFGTPAEFILFFLSYLLIGGEVIYRALKNISKGQVFDENFLMSVATIGAFAIGEYPEGVAVMLFYQIGEAFQQLAVNRSRKSISSLMDIRPDFANLQIGNELRKVTPEEVGIGDVIIVKPGEKVPLDGRVLDGRSALDLSALTGESLPRDVEPGSEVLSGSINKNGLLTIEVSKEFGESTISKILDLVQNASSKKAPTENFITKFARYYTPFVVFAALALAVIPPLLIAEATFADWINRALVFLVVSCPCALVISIPLSFFGGIGGASKNGILIKGSNYLEALNNVDTVVFDKTGTLTKGVFNVAQITAAGGWSQDDLLFYAAHAEGYSNHPIALSIQKAYGQEIDTRKLSEHEELSGLGIRVKVDGKTVLAGNSKLLDAENIPCQKEDTSGTVVYLAVDGVFAGTIVISDEIKPDSKQAIKDLRSIGVRSLVMLTGDSKTVGEKIAGEIGLDAVYADLLPHQKVEQLENLEKEKPAKGKLVFVGDGVNDAPVLARSDIGIAMGGLGSDAAIEAADVVLMTDEPSKLVSAIRIAHKTRGIVWQNILFALGVKAVILVLGALGIATMWEAVFGDVGVAIIAILNAMRAMRVVE; via the coding sequence ATGGATACAGCAATAATCAGAAAAGAATTTATTTTAGAAGGGCTTTGCTGCGGAAATTGCGCCGCAAAGATTGAGCAAGAAGTCGGCAATCTGGAAGGAGTCTCCTCCGCTACCGTCGATTTTGTCTCCAAAACCTTCACGATGGAAATTGCGGACGGGGAAAAGGTCAACAGCCTTGTGGCCCAAGCGGACTCCATCGTAAAACTGCACGATCCTGATATCATGATGAATGAAAAGGAGACTTTACAGCCGGGCAAAAAGGTAATCTATCTGTTTGGTCTGTGCTGTGCCGACTGTGCACAGAAGATTGAGAAGCAGGTTAACCTGATAGACGGAGTAAAAACGGCAGTCCTTGATTTTGTTTCTCAAAAGCTCACCATCGAAGCTTTGAATCAAAAGGATTTACCCGGTATCATCCGGCAGGCCTCTCAAATCGCCCTGGAGATCGAACCGGACATCCAAATTTCCTATACGAATAAAAAAAATGACCAGGAAGCATCCCGCTTCTGGAAGAAATGGGCCTACCGTATTGGGCTGGGCACCGGTGCGGCAATCTTTGCCGCCGGTATGCTGTTCGATTTCGGGACGCCGGCAGAATTCATTTTATTTTTTCTCAGTTATCTCCTGATCGGCGGCGAAGTCATATACAGGGCATTGAAAAACATTTCCAAGGGTCAGGTTTTTGATGAAAACTTCCTGATGAGCGTGGCTACGATAGGCGCCTTTGCCATCGGCGAATATCCCGAAGGTGTTGCCGTCATGCTCTTTTATCAGATTGGCGAGGCTTTTCAGCAGCTTGCCGTCAACCGCTCCCGCAAGTCGATTTCTTCCCTTATGGACATCCGCCCGGATTTTGCCAATCTGCAAATCGGTAATGAATTGCGTAAGGTCACACCGGAAGAAGTCGGGATCGGAGATGTCATTATTGTCAAGCCCGGAGAAAAGGTTCCTCTTGACGGCAGAGTCCTGGACGGCAGATCGGCTTTGGATCTTTCGGCCCTGACCGGGGAATCCCTCCCCAGAGATGTGGAACCCGGAAGCGAGGTTCTGTCCGGCTCAATCAACAAAAATGGCTTGCTGACGATTGAGGTATCCAAGGAATTTGGCGAATCCACCATTTCTAAAATTTTGGATCTGGTGCAAAATGCCAGCAGCAAGAAGGCTCCTACGGAGAACTTTATCACAAAATTCGCCAGATACTATACCCCCTTTGTGGTCTTTGCCGCTCTCGCCCTGGCCGTAATTCCGCCTTTGCTTATTGCCGAAGCAACATTCGCGGATTGGATTAACCGCGCCCTGGTCTTTTTAGTTGTATCTTGTCCCTGCGCCTTGGTCATTTCGATTCCTCTCAGCTTTTTCGGCGGCATCGGCGGCGCCTCGAAAAACGGCATTTTGATTAAGGGAAGCAATTATCTGGAGGCCCTGAATAATGTGGATACGGTTGTCTTTGATAAAACAGGCACTTTGACAAAAGGCGTGTTTAACGTTGCCCAAATTACAGCCGCAGGCGGCTGGTCACAGGATGATCTGCTCTTCTATGCCGCCCACGCCGAAGGTTATTCCAACCACCCCATTGCCCTTTCCATTCAAAAGGCTTACGGTCAGGAAATTGACACCCGGAAGCTCTCGGAGCATGAGGAACTATCCGGGCTCGGTATCCGGGTCAAGGTGGACGGAAAGACGGTACTGGCCGGAAACAGCAAACTTCTGGATGCCGAGAATATTCCCTGTCAAAAGGAGGACACCTCGGGCACCGTTGTCTATCTTGCCGTTGACGGAGTCTTTGCCGGAACCATTGTCATCTCTGACGAAATTAAACCGGACAGTAAGCAGGCAATCAAGGATTTGCGCTCCATCGGAGTGAGAAGCCTTGTCATGCTGACAGGGGACAGCAAAACCGTCGGCGAGAAAATCGCCGGTGAAATCGGACTTGACGCGGTTTACGCCGACCTTCTGCCCCATCAAAAGGTTGAACAGCTGGAAAACCTGGAAAAGGAGAAACCAGCCAAGGGGAAACTGGTCTTCGTCGGCGACGGCGTCAACGATGCCCCCGTGCTTGCCCGTTCAGATATCGGCATCGCGATGGGAGGGCTCGGCTCCGATGCGGCCATTGAGGCAGCCGATGTCGTGCTGATGACGGATGAACCCTCAAAGCTTGTTTCCGCAATCCGGATTGCGCACAAAACCCGCGGCATAGTGTGGCAGAATATTCTTTTTGCCTTGGGAGTAAAGGCCGTCATCCTTGTCCTGGGCGCTTTAGGAATTGCCACCATGTGGGAAGCCGTATTCGGGGATGTGGGTGTGGCGATCATTGCCATTCTCAATGCCATGAGGGCTATGCGTGTCGTCGAATAG
- a CDS encoding ArsR/SmtB family transcription factor gives MCAYTTDMDRMDRCDCNTIHQAVVSEVREHMPDENNLIDLADLFKVFGDSTRVKILCALFRAEMCVCDIAVLLGMTKSSISHQLRVLRQSKLVKNRKDGKVVYYSLADEHVKNIFDQGLIHVLED, from the coding sequence ATGTGTGCATATACTACAGATATGGACCGTATGGATCGCTGTGACTGCAATACCATTCATCAGGCTGTCGTCAGTGAGGTTCGGGAGCATATGCCTGACGAAAACAATCTGATCGACCTGGCAGATTTGTTTAAAGTATTCGGCGATTCCACACGGGTGAAGATTCTTTGTGCTTTGTTTCGCGCTGAAATGTGTGTCTGCGACATCGCTGTACTTCTGGGGATGACCAAGTCGTCCATCTCCCACCAGCTCAGAGTGCTGAGACAGTCCAAGCTTGTGAAAAATCGTAAGGACGGGAAAGTTGTTTACTACTCTTTGGCCGATGAGCATGTGAAAAATATTTTTGATCAGGGTCTGATTCATGTTTTAGAAGACTGA